In Streptomyces chartreusis, the following proteins share a genomic window:
- a CDS encoding MFS transporter, giving the protein MTKGSALHQRLFACGVLLGIVAEQMVLFAVPLLIFQDTEEVSALGFAYAIEWLPALLAYPFAGLLADRDGGSRLFSVVTAGRGVVLTGALIGCLAAPSLLTPILMTSGALLSLLMAPVRMSVEKVVPQLAKGTELAKIQGLVQSMEVSAMAVGPALAMLGVAFIDKVWLLGGAAAIFFAGAACWLPLPRGLRSPGSGGAREILAELRLGWSLLAGSRPLVLLASLNFSINLVFATVLAANAALVTGVFHAPESSFALLNICIGVLGIVNLLVIPLVLRRVDVRMLGVFGLALLCACLLLIGFADSMLLYAPAFVAAMVGVTYFNVFNRTQRIKVLPEEHLGKVMGPFYLLNMMALPIAGLLVAGSGNDVSPQRLVLVLAIALTGFGAIMLPLTVRAFGLAIAAREETLVGATAE; this is encoded by the coding sequence ATGACCAAGGGATCAGCGCTGCACCAAAGGCTTTTCGCCTGCGGTGTCCTCCTCGGAATCGTCGCAGAGCAGATGGTGTTGTTCGCCGTTCCTCTGCTGATCTTCCAGGACACCGAAGAGGTGTCCGCCCTCGGATTCGCCTATGCCATCGAGTGGCTGCCCGCCCTGCTGGCGTATCCGTTCGCGGGCCTCCTCGCCGACCGGGACGGCGGCTCACGGCTGTTCTCCGTCGTCACCGCCGGCCGAGGTGTCGTCCTGACGGGCGCCCTCATCGGCTGCCTGGCCGCACCTTCGCTGCTGACACCGATCCTGATGACCTCCGGGGCGCTGCTGTCCCTGCTGATGGCGCCGGTCCGGATGTCCGTCGAGAAGGTGGTGCCGCAGCTCGCCAAGGGCACCGAACTGGCCAAGATCCAGGGCCTGGTGCAGAGCATGGAGGTGTCGGCGATGGCCGTCGGCCCCGCCCTCGCCATGCTCGGCGTGGCCTTCATCGACAAGGTCTGGCTGCTGGGCGGCGCCGCGGCGATCTTCTTCGCGGGGGCGGCCTGCTGGCTGCCGCTGCCGCGCGGGCTGCGCTCGCCCGGCAGCGGCGGAGCGCGCGAGATCCTCGCCGAACTCCGCCTGGGCTGGTCTCTGCTGGCCGGCAGCAGGCCGCTGGTCCTGCTGGCCTCGCTGAACTTCTCGATCAACCTGGTCTTCGCCACGGTGCTCGCCGCGAACGCAGCACTCGTCACGGGCGTGTTCCACGCCCCCGAATCGTCGTTCGCCCTGCTCAACATCTGCATCGGCGTACTCGGAATCGTCAATCTCCTGGTGATTCCGCTGGTGCTGCGCCGGGTCGACGTGCGGATGCTCGGAGTCTTCGGCCTCGCCCTTCTCTGCGCCTGCCTGCTGCTCATCGGGTTCGCCGACTCCATGCTGCTGTACGCCCCGGCGTTCGTGGCGGCCATGGTCGGCGTGACGTACTTCAACGTCTTCAACCGCACGCAGCGGATCAAGGTCCTGCCGGAGGAGCACCTGGGAAAGGTGATGGGGCCCTTCTATCTGCTCAACATGATGGCCCTGCCGATCGCCGGTCTTCTCGTGGCCGGCTCCGGGAACGACGTGAGCCCGCAACGGCTCGTCCTCGTGCTCGCGATCGCTCTCACCGGATTCGGCGCGATCATGCTGCCTCTGACGGTACGTGCTTTCGGCCTCGCAATAGCCGCG
- a CDS encoding ATP-grasp domain-containing protein, whose product MHIVVVNRWPRFPDGQRWDFSLGRFEELIDHERHRVSYVVDPVGATGVLADPAHIAALVEVGDVNDFDALCGAVRGVADEVGPVDRLIAVSEFTLGIAAEVREALGIPGPRPEDVAVYRNKLRMKELVAEAGVRVPRFASCDGADSAVDFARTTGFPLILKPVSGAASMGVHRVDDEGTLSKLLEQIDTDDYELEEFIEGSIFHVDGFAGEDAGIPFMAVSRYINDCLAFEAGGQPLGSVVVQESPLRGRIEEFARRCVSALGMTSMPFHLELFVTADEDLVFLEIAGRIGGAEVPYLTEKLFGVNLFEVWLDALCEGRVTLPPMPDDPSGGWLIIPKPGGLPAKVVTSTPMSDEFPTVWRELVPSPGEVLQPGGSYDAVHSGRFILTGDEAAVEADIRKIIAGFRIETVPVPE is encoded by the coding sequence GTGCACATTGTTGTCGTCAACCGCTGGCCCAGGTTCCCCGACGGACAGCGCTGGGACTTCTCCCTCGGCCGCTTCGAGGAACTCATCGACCATGAGCGGCACCGCGTCAGCTACGTGGTCGACCCGGTCGGCGCCACCGGCGTCCTCGCGGACCCCGCGCACATCGCCGCGCTCGTCGAGGTCGGCGACGTCAACGACTTCGACGCGCTGTGCGGAGCGGTCCGGGGGGTCGCGGACGAGGTCGGTCCGGTCGACCGGCTCATCGCCGTCTCCGAGTTCACGCTCGGCATCGCGGCCGAGGTGCGCGAGGCGCTCGGCATTCCCGGCCCGCGCCCCGAGGACGTCGCGGTCTACCGCAACAAGCTGAGGATGAAGGAACTGGTCGCGGAAGCCGGCGTCCGGGTACCCCGGTTCGCCTCCTGCGACGGTGCCGATTCCGCGGTGGACTTCGCCCGTACGACCGGGTTCCCGCTGATCCTCAAGCCGGTGTCCGGCGCGGCCAGCATGGGAGTGCACCGCGTCGACGACGAAGGCACGCTTTCGAAGCTGCTGGAGCAGATCGACACCGACGACTACGAACTCGAGGAGTTCATCGAGGGGTCCATCTTCCACGTGGACGGATTCGCGGGCGAGGACGCCGGCATCCCGTTCATGGCGGTGTCCCGCTACATCAACGACTGCCTCGCCTTCGAGGCCGGCGGACAGCCGCTCGGTTCGGTCGTCGTCCAGGAATCCCCGCTGCGCGGCCGCATCGAGGAATTCGCCCGGCGCTGCGTGTCCGCCCTCGGCATGACTTCCATGCCGTTCCACCTCGAACTCTTCGTCACGGCCGACGAGGACCTCGTCTTCCTGGAGATCGCGGGCCGTATCGGCGGGGCCGAGGTGCCGTATCTCACGGAGAAACTCTTCGGGGTCAACCTCTTCGAGGTCTGGCTGGACGCCCTCTGCGAGGGACGGGTGACGCTTCCGCCGATGCCGGATGACCCCTCGGGCGGCTGGCTCATCATTCCGAAGCCCGGCGGTCTCCCCGCGAAGGTCGTCACCTCGACTCCGATGAGCGACGAATTCCCCACGGTATGGCGCGAGTTGGTGCCGAGCCCCGGAGAAGTGCTCCAGCCGGGCGGCAGCTATGACGCGGTGCACAGCGGGCGGTTCATCCTGACCGGCGACGAGGCGGCCGTGGAGGCGGACATTCGCAAGATCATCGCTGGATTCCGCATCGAGACCGTTCCGGTGCCGGAGTGA
- a CDS encoding ATP-grasp domain-containing protein, which translates to MSEHGERELLLVGVGMMGRPYVAAARRLGLRVRAIEARDWAGAIEDLVDAVEPSGGRYGSLDELWAETVHAAALESRPDGILAFTESHVLGAAMAQDRFALPGPSLQAAVVSRNKALQRGRFRAHGIGQPEYLLTDDLPASAEWAGARLPVVVKPLSSAGSAGVELVADAAAFDDAAHRRAAERPLLVESALEGPEYSWEALVRDGEIWFANLTAKTTTGPPRFIELAHRVAAPLPAADAERVAELGRSVLTAIGMRTGIVHLEFRLTSAGPAVMEVAVRTPGDHIMELCSLAYGIDWHEMVVRLAVGAELPPPPQGPVRHAASLFLVSDPGEVIALDGLDEVREHPAVVDAAFRVAVGDTVGPASSSLQRTAYAVLAADSPQELEEAIEFTRRTLSIKTVPAATEE; encoded by the coding sequence ATGAGCGAGCACGGTGAGCGGGAGCTGCTGCTCGTCGGCGTCGGGATGATGGGCCGCCCGTACGTGGCGGCCGCCCGGCGACTCGGCCTGCGGGTGCGCGCCATCGAGGCGCGGGACTGGGCCGGCGCGATCGAGGACCTGGTCGACGCCGTCGAGCCGAGCGGGGGCAGGTACGGCTCGCTGGACGAGCTGTGGGCCGAGACCGTCCACGCGGCCGCGCTGGAGAGCCGGCCGGACGGGATCCTCGCGTTCACCGAGTCGCACGTCCTCGGCGCCGCCATGGCCCAGGACCGCTTCGCACTGCCCGGACCGTCCCTCCAAGCGGCCGTCGTCTCCCGGAACAAGGCACTCCAGCGAGGACGCTTCCGCGCCCACGGCATCGGCCAGCCCGAGTACCTCCTGACCGACGACCTGCCGGCCTCGGCCGAGTGGGCCGGCGCCCGGCTGCCCGTGGTGGTGAAGCCGCTGTCGTCGGCCGGCAGCGCCGGCGTCGAACTGGTGGCCGACGCGGCCGCCTTCGACGATGCCGCACACCGCCGGGCCGCGGAACGGCCGCTGCTGGTGGAGAGCGCGCTGGAGGGACCCGAGTACAGCTGGGAGGCCCTGGTCCGGGACGGCGAGATCTGGTTCGCGAACCTGACCGCCAAGACCACCACGGGCCCGCCCCGCTTCATCGAGCTCGCCCACCGGGTCGCGGCGCCCCTGCCGGCGGCGGACGCCGAACGGGTCGCCGAACTCGGCCGCTCGGTCCTGACCGCCATCGGGATGCGCACCGGAATCGTCCACCTGGAGTTCCGGCTGACGAGTGCGGGGCCGGCCGTGATGGAGGTGGCGGTCCGCACGCCCGGCGACCACATCATGGAGCTCTGCTCCCTGGCGTACGGGATCGACTGGCACGAGATGGTCGTGCGGCTCGCCGTCGGCGCCGAACTGCCACCGCCGCCGCAGGGGCCGGTACGGCACGCCGCCAGCCTCTTCTTGGTCTCCGACCCCGGCGAGGTCATCGCCCTGGACGGGCTGGACGAGGTCCGGGAGCACCCCGCCGTCGTGGACGCCGCGTTCAGGGTGGCGGTCGGCGACACCGTCGGCCCCGCTTCCTCGTCACTCCAGCGGACCGCGTACGCGGTGCTCGCCGCCGACTCGCCCCAGGAGCTGGAAGAAGCAATCGAGTTCACCCGGCGAACCCTGTCGATCAAGACGGTTCCCGCGGCGACGGAGGAGTGA
- a CDS encoding LLM class flavin-dependent oxidoreductase: protein MDALRFHWCSPPDTGQSTPTDTYKIGKLDMGEVVDFVQEAEELGVDSLLFGISNYLPDPLPVLGALSQVTERVKFMLAYRPGLMSPTLFAQVVNTLSWMSDGRISLNIVSGISPAEQAGYGDFLSHDERYARCNEFLEVIRGLWEGESPLSYDGHHYTVKDAALGLGHKDGGRPEIYISGASAVAQQTALASGDCWLRYGDTPEGIAEAARPLIDKGCRVGTRMHVLARPTREEAVAELAHLMRNPDEDHAAWIRQWVNTTDSEAVKSSYKLADEAADEWLSPYIWTGAVAYRGGPALCIVGSFEEVATYIHSYKAAGISEFIFSGWPTRDEMRNFFTNVEPLIRRLEEQSS, encoded by the coding sequence ATGGACGCTCTGCGCTTTCACTGGTGCTCGCCGCCCGACACGGGGCAGTCGACGCCGACCGACACGTACAAGATCGGCAAGCTCGACATGGGCGAGGTCGTCGACTTCGTCCAGGAGGCCGAGGAACTCGGCGTCGACAGCCTGCTGTTCGGCATCTCCAACTACCTGCCCGACCCGCTGCCGGTGCTCGGCGCGCTCTCGCAGGTGACCGAACGCGTCAAGTTCATGCTCGCCTACCGTCCCGGCCTGATGTCGCCGACCCTGTTCGCGCAGGTCGTCAACACGCTGTCCTGGATGTCGGACGGACGCATCTCGCTCAACATCGTCTCCGGCATCTCCCCCGCGGAGCAGGCCGGTTACGGCGACTTCCTCAGCCACGACGAGCGCTACGCGCGCTGCAACGAGTTCCTCGAGGTCATCCGCGGCCTCTGGGAGGGCGAGTCGCCGCTGAGCTACGACGGCCACCACTACACCGTCAAGGACGCGGCGCTGGGCCTCGGCCACAAGGACGGCGGCAGGCCCGAGATCTACATCAGCGGTGCCTCCGCCGTGGCCCAGCAGACGGCGCTGGCCTCCGGCGACTGCTGGCTGCGCTACGGCGACACCCCCGAGGGGATCGCCGAGGCGGCCCGGCCCCTGATCGACAAGGGCTGCCGGGTGGGCACCCGGATGCATGTGCTGGCCCGGCCCACCCGCGAGGAAGCGGTGGCGGAGCTCGCCCACCTCATGCGCAACCCGGACGAGGACCACGCCGCGTGGATCCGCCAGTGGGTGAACACCACCGACTCCGAGGCGGTGAAGTCCTCCTACAAGCTCGCCGACGAAGCGGCCGACGAGTGGCTGTCGCCGTACATCTGGACCGGCGCCGTCGCCTACCGCGGCGGCCCGGCGCTGTGCATCGTCGGCAGCTTCGAGGAAGTGGCGACGTACATCCACAGCTACAAGGCCGCGGGCATCAGCGAGTTCATCTTCTCCGGCTGGCCGACCCGCGACGAGATGCGGAACTTCTTCACCAACGTCGAGCCGCTGATCCGGCGCCTCGAAGAGCAGTCGTCATGA
- a CDS encoding ATP-grasp domain-containing protein, protein MSYRVLVVQPAFSANAYVVHARSLGWDVVVASHENEGRRVADAVRSLATEILTVDTNDNAALEAAVERAHGRNPIHAVVAGGEYYVPAAARLSALLGLSGLDLDAVDKVRHKASMREAVAAAGLEVPKFIVVGDPKEIDDACAYVGFPAVIKPVDSGGSVHVSRVDTVEEARAALAAMHAEEGLEFDRALTTDAILEQYVPGAEYSADGYVHDGEVVVVAVTRKLLGPEPRFLELGHLTPAPVDDGARDAMASYATDVVRAVGITAGPFHCELRLDEGRPVLMEVAARLPGDKITELMEMATGLVLPGRVLADLTGADPVSAQAHREPAAKAAGIRFLTAGGAGSYARLDGWEELTAEPWVVASPVLIEPGAGIKTDEADYSCRVAAVVFIADSPEEAHERWSEIGDRVRVLGA, encoded by the coding sequence GTGTCTTATCGAGTCCTGGTGGTGCAGCCGGCGTTCTCCGCGAACGCCTACGTCGTACATGCCCGTTCCCTCGGCTGGGACGTCGTGGTGGCCTCCCATGAGAACGAGGGCCGCAGAGTCGCCGACGCCGTGCGCTCGCTGGCCACGGAGATACTCACGGTGGACACCAATGACAACGCTGCCCTGGAGGCGGCCGTCGAGCGTGCCCACGGGCGGAACCCCATCCACGCCGTCGTCGCCGGCGGCGAGTACTACGTGCCGGCCGCCGCACGGCTGTCGGCCCTCCTCGGGCTGTCCGGCCTGGACCTCGACGCCGTCGACAAGGTCCGCCACAAGGCGAGCATGCGCGAGGCGGTGGCCGCGGCCGGACTTGAGGTTCCGAAGTTCATCGTGGTCGGCGATCCGAAGGAGATCGACGACGCCTGCGCGTACGTGGGCTTCCCCGCCGTCATCAAGCCGGTCGACTCCGGCGGCAGCGTCCATGTGTCCCGCGTCGACACCGTCGAGGAGGCGCGCGCCGCGCTGGCCGCGATGCACGCCGAGGAGGGCCTCGAGTTCGACCGGGCGCTGACCACCGACGCGATCCTCGAACAGTACGTGCCCGGCGCGGAGTACAGCGCCGACGGCTATGTGCACGACGGCGAGGTCGTCGTCGTGGCCGTCACCCGCAAACTGCTCGGCCCCGAGCCCCGGTTCCTGGAGCTCGGACACCTCACCCCGGCCCCGGTCGACGACGGCGCCCGCGACGCGATGGCCTCGTACGCCACCGACGTCGTCAGGGCCGTCGGGATCACGGCGGGGCCGTTCCACTGCGAGCTGCGCCTCGACGAGGGCCGCCCGGTCCTCATGGAGGTCGCCGCGCGGCTGCCCGGGGACAAGATCACCGAACTCATGGAGATGGCCACCGGCCTCGTGCTGCCCGGCCGGGTCCTCGCGGACCTCACCGGCGCCGACCCGGTGAGCGCGCAGGCGCATCGCGAGCCCGCCGCCAAGGCCGCCGGAATCCGCTTCCTGACCGCGGGCGGAGCCGGTTCGTACGCACGGCTCGACGGCTGGGAGGAACTGACGGCCGAGCCGTGGGTCGTCGCGAGCCCCGTCCTCATCGAGCCGGGTGCCGGGATCAAGACGGACGAGGCGGACTACAGCTGCCGGGTCGCCGCCGTCGTGTTCATCGCGGACTCCCCCGAAGAGGCCCACGAACGCTGGTCCGAGATCGGTGACCGGGTGCGCGTTCTCGGCGCCTGA
- a CDS encoding helix-turn-helix transcriptional regulator: MKDANDSEDDKNGQTNRRLAAPASNSAEPQKFFRGMVEHLAELSRLADEHVCRLNSTLPEDSGQRSDIRYIHGLTDISEAINEALSGATREILTAQPDGSRPSGVLKDALESVRRHISAGVAMRTLYQHSTRFDEATKEYVREVTRLGASVRTLDEFFDRLVIVDDVAFIAANEDRTSAAAVREPAVVRFLRDTFDRSWDRAQPFPFVPHHAAKAADEVIPAIRTSIKRLLIEGYPDKQIARRLGISERSLQTHIASMKQELGARNRLQMGYLLGRNGTTFVL; the protein is encoded by the coding sequence GTGAAGGACGCAAACGACTCGGAAGATGATAAAAACGGCCAAACCAACCGCCGTCTCGCGGCGCCGGCGAGTAACTCGGCGGAGCCGCAAAAGTTCTTCCGCGGAATGGTCGAGCATCTCGCAGAACTGAGCCGACTCGCAGATGAACACGTCTGCCGGTTGAACAGCACATTGCCGGAAGACAGCGGTCAGCGTTCAGACATCCGCTACATCCACGGCCTGACCGATATCTCCGAGGCAATCAACGAAGCTCTTTCGGGAGCCACTCGGGAAATCCTTACCGCACAGCCGGACGGTTCCCGCCCGAGTGGAGTTCTGAAAGACGCTCTGGAAAGCGTGCGGCGGCATATATCTGCGGGTGTCGCAATGCGGACACTTTATCAACACAGTACGCGTTTCGATGAGGCGACCAAGGAATACGTGCGCGAGGTGACCAGACTCGGCGCATCGGTCCGTACCCTGGACGAGTTCTTCGACCGGCTCGTCATCGTGGACGACGTCGCCTTCATAGCCGCGAACGAGGACCGCACTTCCGCGGCGGCGGTGCGGGAGCCGGCCGTCGTGCGATTCCTCCGCGACACCTTCGACAGATCGTGGGACCGGGCCCAGCCCTTCCCCTTCGTGCCGCACCACGCGGCGAAGGCCGCGGACGAGGTCATCCCCGCGATCCGCACGTCCATCAAACGCCTGCTGATCGAGGGCTATCCGGACAAGCAGATAGCCCGTCGGCTCGGCATCAGCGAGCGGTCGCTCCAGACGCACATCGCGTCCATGAAACAGGAACTGGGCGCCCGCAACCGCTTACAGATGGGGTACCTGCTGGGCAGGAACGGCACGACGTTCGTGCTGTGA
- a CDS encoding SDR family oxidoreductase gives MEPVTLITGGSTGIGAATARALLKQGHRVAVTGRSADRLAAFAATAGAGERLMTLTGDSSDEHHLASAVREIVGAWGRLDHVVANAGFSLPGNLENHEPEAMRSMVLTNVLGPALLVRETLPHLRESKGRIVLVGSVAGVRNTPGNLYSVTKWAVHALAENTRLLVSKDGVGVTLVAPGVVDTPFWNERGGVPEAAPAMTAEQIADVIVFAINQPEGVDINQLTMRPAGQVN, from the coding sequence TTGGAACCCGTCACGCTGATCACCGGCGGTTCGACCGGCATCGGCGCAGCCACCGCCCGCGCCCTGCTCAAGCAGGGGCACCGCGTGGCCGTCACCGGCCGCAGCGCCGACCGGCTGGCCGCGTTCGCCGCGACCGCCGGTGCGGGAGAGCGGCTGATGACGCTCACCGGTGACAGCAGCGACGAGCACCATCTCGCCTCGGCCGTACGGGAGATCGTGGGCGCGTGGGGCCGGCTGGACCACGTCGTCGCCAACGCCGGGTTCTCGCTGCCCGGCAACCTGGAGAACCACGAGCCCGAGGCGATGCGCTCCATGGTCCTCACGAACGTCCTCGGGCCCGCCCTGCTGGTCCGGGAGACGCTGCCCCATCTGCGGGAGTCCAAGGGCCGGATCGTGCTCGTCGGTTCGGTCGCGGGCGTCCGGAACACCCCGGGCAACCTGTACTCGGTCACCAAGTGGGCCGTGCACGCCCTGGCCGAGAACACCCGGCTGCTGGTCTCCAAGGACGGGGTCGGCGTCACCCTGGTCGCCCCCGGCGTCGTGGACACCCCGTTCTGGAACGAGCGCGGTGGTGTCCCCGAGGCGGCGCCCGCGATGACCGCCGAGCAGATCGCGGACGTGATCGTCTTCGCCATCAACCAGCCCGAGGGCGTGGACATCAACCAGCTCACGATGCGACCGGCCGGTCAGGTCAACTGA
- a CDS encoding pyridoxamine 5'-phosphate oxidase family protein: protein MGAAQVRSFSEIEAAFVKYVQQTVYCTMITVDRRNRPRARVVQPVWETVDERPVGWLAVFRTPVKAAHLANNPHTTYAYWHPCQDAVFVDSVSAWVDDRDTKLRGWELYRRTSPPGVGYDPHLYWSGGPDSPDYQLLRIDPWRVQVVRGSDLRSRIWAVDPPA, encoded by the coding sequence ATGGGCGCCGCACAGGTGCGTTCGTTCTCCGAGATCGAGGCCGCCTTCGTCAAGTACGTCCAGCAGACCGTCTACTGCACGATGATCACCGTCGACCGCCGCAACCGGCCCCGGGCCCGGGTCGTCCAGCCCGTCTGGGAGACCGTCGACGAGCGCCCCGTCGGCTGGCTCGCGGTCTTCCGGACCCCCGTCAAGGCGGCACACCTGGCGAACAACCCCCATACGACGTACGCCTACTGGCACCCCTGCCAGGACGCGGTGTTCGTCGACAGCGTCTCGGCCTGGGTGGACGACCGGGACACCAAACTGCGCGGCTGGGAGCTGTACCGCCGCACCAGCCCTCCGGGCGTCGGCTACGACCCGCACCTCTACTGGAGCGGCGGCCCCGACAGCCCCGACTACCAGCTGCTGCGCATCGACCCCTGGCGCGTGCAGGTGGTGCGCGGCTCGGACCTGCGCAGCCGTATCTGGGCGGTCGACCCACCGGCCTGA